The Medicago truncatula cultivar Jemalong A17 chromosome 7, MtrunA17r5.0-ANR, whole genome shotgun sequence genome includes the window agagTTAATAGGGCTCTACCCCATGTAATATAGGACACTTTCGGTTTTGCCCTCTAAAAAGATAGTTAAAGAAACACGAAAAATCCAGTAAACTATTGAAACCTTCTTCCTTGATTTTGCAATACTTCAGCAGAACAATGACTGGACCAGCCTCTTTCCTATCACTGTTATATTgaacaaactttgcagcatactcctCCCACAGAGTACAGTTCAGAACAATATCACTAAGAATCATAACACGAAAGGAATTTAAGTTGGTTGAAAACTGTAAGGAAAAAATTATAAGGTAATAAGTATTGCAATATGATAACTAAAGTGTAACTAAACCTTATATCTTTCATAGTGAAATTGACTTGAAGCTTTTTCCCTTCATTTAGTTGACAGTAACCCATGTCCTGAACAACTCCAATgacatctacaaaaaaaaaaaaaagacaaaccaAAGTTACGTAAGGAAACACAAAAAGGCAAAAAAAATGTGAGTCATGAATATAACTTTGGTGAGTGAACTTACTAAATAATAGGTCAGGTCGCCATTTTCCGAAAACTATTTCAGCAAAAGGCTTATACTTGATGTGCGTATTAGGGATGTCATTGAGGTTGACATCAACAGCAGTTGTTCCACCAGTCCATATTAACTTGTACTTATGATCAGAAACTTTAAACAACACATCATTCTTGAG containing:
- the LOC120576950 gene encoding uncharacterized protein; this encodes METPIHQVLNMERPKEFIAAVTDKKDLWKLSVRVKDKWTAVKDGKEHLELLIVDAKGHDIQLLIPTAYKSVYDKTLEVNSTYTLTNFQVLKNDVLFKVSDHKYKLIWTGGTTAVDVNLNDIPNTHIKYKPFAEIVFGKWRPDLLFSKFTHQSYIHDSHFFCLFVFPYVTLVCLFFFFVDVIGVVQDMGYCQLNEGKKLQVNFTMKDISDIVLNCTLWEEYAAKFVQYNSDRKEAGPVIVLLKYCKIKEEGFNSLLDFSCFFNYLFRGQNRKCPILHGVEPY